The DNA region CGTGGCCGTCGCCAGCCAGAACATACAGAACTGCAACCACGGCCGCGGTGTTTTCATTGTTCCTCCCGGCGAAGATGGGATCGATCGACATCTTGTATAAATATAACACCTAACGGCCCCGGAGGAGAGCGTTCGGGGGATGTTTTCAGGGTTCAGGGTTCGGGGTTCAGGGTTCAGGGAATTCAGAATACAGTATTCAGTAGCCCTCCGCCTTGCCCCCCAATGAGTCCACAGATGGGGAGGAACGCAAAGAGCATGGAGCATAGTGCATAGAGCAAATCCGCTTGTGCCCTCTTGTGCCTTTTGTGGCTAACCCTCTTCCCTTCATGCTCTTCATGTCCTTCATGGTAAATCCTCCCTGAACCCTCTCTTCCCCCTCTCTGTGTCTGTGGTTAATCCCCCGGTTTTGGGGGCGGGTGGGAGTTTTGATTTGACAGGCCGAAGACGGCGCAGGAGGATTTACATAACGGAACCAAGGAGAGCAAACCCATGAAAATCGCGGTTACGGCCCAGGGAACCACCCTGGAGAGTTTCGTGGATCCTCGCTTCGGCCGCTGCCGGTACTTTCTCTTTATCGACAGCGGGTCCCTGGCGGTGGATGCCCGCGGCAACGAATCGGCCGGGGCGGCCGGCGGCGCCGGGATCCAGGCCGCCAAGTACGTGGTCGAGCAGGGAGCCGAAGCCCTGATCACGGGCTCCGTGGGCCCTAACGCCGCCGGGGTGCTGCGCGAAAGCGGCATCGCCGTCTACCGAGGCGCGGGTACCGTCGGCAGCGTGGTGGAAAAGCTCGCGGCCGGGAAGCTGCCCCCGGCGGAACTCCGGGCCTGATCCGTCGTACCACGGACGGCGCCCGGGATAAGAACCCGGCTTATGTTCGGAACGGTCCTCCTGGTCGCGGTTACGGTGATGGAGTTCTACGTCTTCTGGCGCATCTCCTCGGTTCCTCGCGTCAGGCGCTTCTTGCCGCCGGGGCCGCTGGCCGCCATCGGCGCGGGACTCTGGATACTCTTCTACCTGGCGCGCTTCGTCAGCCACGGAAGCCGGAGCGCCGCGGCGACGGGGGTGGAAGTGGCGGGCATGATCTGGCTGGGGGTTCTCTTCATCACGTTCGTCTGCGTGCTGGCGGCGGACCTGTTGACCGGTTTCGGCTTCTTCTTTCCCCGGACGGCGCCGAGATGGCGCGGCGCGGCTCTCCTGGCGGGGGGGGCGCTCTCCGTCCTGGCACTCGTCCAGGGTCTGCGCCCGCCGGAAATCGTCACCTACCATATCCGGCTGCCCGGCCTTTCCCCGGAACTGGAAGGGATCAAGTTGGCGGCGATCGCCGACACCCACCTGGGAACCATCCTGGGTGCGGATTGGATGAAAGCGCTGGTGAACCGGGTCGAACGGGAACGACCCGACGCGATCCTGCTTCTCGGCGATATCCTCGAAGGCTACGGAAACGATCCGGAAGAGCTGATCCCGGTCCTCCGGGGCCTTGCCGCACCGCTGGGGGTCTGGTCGGTTCCCGGCAACCACGAATCCTACGGCCGGGAAACCGTCACCCGGGAGATTCTGGACGGGGCCGGTTTCAACCAACTCTTCAATACCCATACCGAACCGCTCCCCGGCCTGGTTCTGGCCGGTATCGACTATCGGCGGGAGCGGGAAGGAGAGGAAAACGACGAACGTCTTGTCCAAGCCCTGGGAGGAAAACCGGAGGGAGTCGCCATCCTGCTCTCCCACTCGCCGGCGCCGGCTGAGGCCGCGGCCGGGGCCGGCGTGGACCTGATGCTCTCCGGGCACACGCACGGGGGGCAGATCTGGCCCTGGAGTCTGCTGGTCAAAACCCGGCATCCCTGGCTGGCCGGGCACTATCGGGTCGGATCCATGCAGATCATCGTCAGCCGGGGAGCCGGCACCTGGGGGCCGCGCATGCGGCTCTGGCAACCGGGCGAAGTTTCGATCGTCGTCCTGCATCGAGCGGATGCGGGCCTGGAGACTTCTACACCTGATTACTCTGATTAACTCCGATGGGGGAGTTCCGGATTCAGGAAACGATCGCCATGAAGAACATGAAGGGCATAAAGGGAAGAGGGTTAGCCACAAAAGGCACAAGAGGATTCAGGATTTG from bacterium includes:
- a CDS encoding metallophosphoesterase, coding for MFGTVLLVAVTVMEFYVFWRISSVPRVRRFLPPGPLAAIGAGLWILFYLARFVSHGSRSAAATGVEVAGMIWLGVLFITFVCVLAADLLTGFGFFFPRTAPRWRGAALLAGGALSVLALVQGLRPPEIVTYHIRLPGLSPELEGIKLAAIADTHLGTILGADWMKALVNRVERERPDAILLLGDILEGYGNDPEELIPVLRGLAAPLGVWSVPGNHESYGRETVTREILDGAGFNQLFNTHTEPLPGLVLAGIDYRREREGEENDERLVQALGGKPEGVAILLSHSPAPAEAAAGAGVDLMLSGHTHGGQIWPWSLLVKTRHPWLAGHYRVGSMQIIVSRGAGTWGPRMRLWQPGEVSIVVLHRADAGLETSTPDYSD
- a CDS encoding NifB/NifX family molybdenum-iron cluster-binding protein, which produces MKIAVTAQGTTLESFVDPRFGRCRYFLFIDSGSLAVDARGNESAGAAGGAGIQAAKYVVEQGAEALITGSVGPNAAGVLRESGIAVYRGAGTVGSVVEKLAAGKLPPAELRA